The Cylindrospermopsis curvispora GIHE-G1 genome contains a region encoding:
- a CDS encoding Hsp20/alpha crystallin family protein, giving the protein MALVRWDPIREIERLEPFRDLDRWDPFREIETLQRRMGRLFERMLPTDGGERAGLTFIPAAELEETEDAFKLRVELPGLTAKDVTVEVTPEAVSITGERKSETTTEREGYTRSEFRYGKFQRVIPLPSTVKNQEVKAEYKDGILRLNLPKTEAEKQRAVKVNLG; this is encoded by the coding sequence ATGGCATTAGTTCGTTGGGATCCCATCCGTGAAATTGAACGTTTAGAACCCTTCCGTGATCTGGACCGCTGGGATCCCTTCCGGGAAATTGAGACCCTACAACGACGAATGGGTCGTTTATTTGAAAGAATGTTACCCACTGATGGAGGTGAAAGAGCTGGGTTAACTTTTATCCCCGCAGCTGAACTAGAAGAAACGGAGGATGCTTTTAAACTAAGAGTGGAATTACCCGGATTGACAGCTAAGGACGTAACTGTGGAAGTAACACCCGAGGCGGTTTCTATTACTGGAGAAAGAAAATCAGAAACTACTACCGAAAGGGAGGGTTATACTCGTTCTGAGTTTCGTTACGGTAAGTTTCAGCGAGTGATTCCATTGCCTTCAACAGTGAAAAATCAGGAAGTTAAGGCTGAATATAAGGATGGTATTCTCCGATTAAACTTGCCTAAAACAGAAGCGGAAAAACAAAGAGCTGTCAAAGTTAATCTTGGTTAG